One window of Candidatus Binatia bacterium genomic DNA carries:
- a CDS encoding TonB-dependent receptor has translation MLFVRLWCVLGGVWFVLGIGNGWAQATALAESEGENRQQEERQTEPRGEGKRRESKSGRGTMDLGSVIVQARKPLSSASSEEIRARDFALRPHGTLQEILNNVPGLVVAQHQGGGKAPQWLVRGFDGDHGTDFAVFVDDMPVNLVSHGHGQGYADVNFVIPETIQRLQLYKGPYFPEFGDFANAGALQIVTRDEFPQPFAYAEGGSFNTHRYVAGASPKLGDWKSLLAAQAYFTDGPFDNPQNYSRYNLFAKLGREWAPGQEIAVTGGVYAGDWDASGQIPLRAVRAGRLLLAPLDLDSQASARPFNRFDAIDPSEGGKTDREFLNLLWRYAPQGDREWSARIWGQRYKLALFSNFTFYKDTGLRFVERNGQVVDVAAEPPDPRQFYLPGDGIEQNDSRVLYGGRLQFVRYWFAPLWDDVPLRTRVAVETRHDHVHLHLHRQVRRQRFFTVNAVAVEERSVSGFLDQQVFFTDWVRLEAGLRGDVFFFDGRDRLPAGIGLLNPLTEECVGQNDPNFCAVRIRGNVTDSIVSPKANLIISPVANTDIYFNFGMGFHSNDARNALLAKNYPMLAGPLQSPLTRSLGYEVGARTRQFDRIDLAAALWLLDLDSELVFSGDAGNQQIGAGGTFEPAGKTRRWGVDFETRYQAMDWLFVDYDLAYADPRFRDTGEAVPLAPTLLMNGGITLNPLAGFETALRVRYLGDRPAIEDRSLTARGYTLLDLLARYRWKNVEASLALLNLLDRDWREAQFSDTSCLLGELQDPARHPGTPCSIRPGLQGTHEDPPPDIHFTPGNPFWARGGLTVYF, from the coding sequence ATGCTGTTCGTTCGGTTGTGGTGTGTCCTAGGCGGAGTGTGGTTTGTCCTCGGTATCGGCAATGGCTGGGCGCAAGCGACTGCCTTAGCCGAGAGCGAGGGCGAGAACCGACAACAAGAGGAGAGGCAAACGGAACCCCGTGGCGAAGGGAAACGGAGAGAGTCGAAAAGCGGTCGCGGAACGATGGATCTCGGCTCGGTGATCGTGCAAGCGCGGAAGCCGCTGAGTTCTGCATCGTCGGAAGAAATTCGCGCGCGCGATTTTGCTTTGCGGCCGCACGGGACGTTGCAGGAGATTTTGAACAATGTGCCAGGGTTGGTTGTGGCCCAACATCAGGGGGGCGGCAAAGCCCCGCAGTGGCTGGTGCGTGGCTTCGATGGAGACCATGGGACCGACTTTGCCGTGTTCGTCGACGACATGCCGGTCAACCTCGTCTCCCACGGGCACGGGCAGGGGTACGCGGACGTGAACTTCGTCATCCCCGAAACCATCCAGCGCTTGCAGCTTTACAAAGGACCGTACTTCCCCGAGTTCGGCGATTTTGCCAACGCCGGGGCCTTGCAAATCGTCACGCGCGACGAGTTTCCGCAGCCATTCGCCTACGCAGAGGGGGGATCCTTTAATACCCATCGCTACGTGGCGGGTGCGTCCCCGAAGCTGGGCGACTGGAAAAGCCTGCTGGCGGCGCAGGCCTATTTCACTGATGGGCCCTTTGACAACCCGCAAAACTACTCGCGCTATAACTTGTTTGCCAAACTTGGCCGCGAGTGGGCCCCGGGGCAGGAGATCGCAGTCACGGGTGGAGTGTACGCCGGTGATTGGGATGCATCGGGGCAAATCCCGCTGCGTGCGGTGCGAGCTGGGCGCTTGCTGCTTGCACCCTTGGACCTCGACTCGCAAGCTTCGGCGCGCCCCTTCAATCGCTTCGATGCCATCGACCCTAGCGAGGGGGGGAAAACGGATCGCGAGTTTTTGAATCTGCTGTGGCGTTATGCGCCGCAGGGGGATCGAGAGTGGAGCGCGAGAATCTGGGGCCAGCGCTACAAGCTCGCGCTGTTTTCGAACTTTACCTTCTACAAGGATACCGGATTGCGCTTTGTGGAGCGGAACGGGCAAGTTGTGGACGTTGCCGCCGAACCCCCGGATCCCCGCCAATTTTACCTGCCGGGCGACGGCATAGAGCAAAACGACAGCCGTGTGCTTTACGGCGGTCGGTTGCAGTTCGTTCGCTACTGGTTCGCACCGCTCTGGGACGATGTTCCGTTACGCACCCGGGTTGCGGTGGAAACCAGGCACGACCACGTTCACCTGCATCTCCACCGGCAGGTACGGAGGCAGAGGTTTTTTACCGTGAATGCTGTCGCTGTGGAGGAGCGGTCGGTCAGTGGCTTTCTGGACCAGCAGGTTTTCTTCACCGATTGGGTGCGCTTGGAGGCAGGGCTTCGCGGCGATGTGTTTTTCTTCGATGGTCGAGATCGATTGCCAGCAGGAATCGGCTTGTTGAATCCATTGACCGAGGAGTGCGTAGGACAGAACGATCCGAACTTTTGCGCGGTGCGGATTCGCGGCAATGTGACCGACTCCATCGTCAGCCCGAAGGCGAATCTAATTATTTCCCCGGTTGCCAACACCGACATCTACTTCAATTTCGGAATGGGGTTTCACTCCAATGATGCACGGAATGCGTTGCTGGCCAAAAATTACCCCATGCTAGCGGGTCCGTTGCAGAGCCCACTGACCCGTTCCCTCGGTTACGAAGTGGGTGCGCGCACGCGCCAATTCGACCGGATCGACTTGGCTGCAGCTCTTTGGTTGTTGGATTTGGATAGCGAGTTGGTGTTTTCGGGTGACGCCGGGAACCAACAAATCGGGGCCGGGGGCACCTTCGAGCCGGCAGGAAAAACGCGGCGCTGGGGTGTCGACTTCGAGACACGCTATCAAGCCATGGACTGGCTTTTTGTCGACTACGACTTGGCCTATGCCGATCCCCGTTTTCGCGACACCGGAGAAGCGGTGCCTCTTGCCCCCACGCTACTGATGAATGGGGGAATCACCCTAAACCCGCTGGCGGGGTTCGAAACTGCATTGCGCGTTCGGTACCTCGGCGATCGCCCCGCAATCGAGGATCGTTCGCTGACTGCCCGTGGCTACACGTTGCTCGACCTTCTCGCCCGCTATCGCTGGAAGAACGTCGAGGCTTCGTTGGCACTGCTCAACTTGCTCGATCGCGACTGGCGCGAGGCGCAGTTTTCCGACACGTCCTGCCTCTTGGGAGAATTGCAAGACCCGGCCCGCCACCCCGGTACGCCTTGCTCCATCCGACCGGGGTTGCAAGGTACGCACGAGGATCCGCCACCCGATATTCACTTCACTCCTGGCAATCCTTTCTGGGCGCGGGGCGGGCTCACGGTTTATTTTTAA
- the tldD gene encoding metalloprotease TldD — translation MSGRTSLILRARDPQKFFFEELGIERRWLEEGVGGALRRRCDDADLYFEFRCLEAVSLEDGLVKSATRSVSQGVGARVVVGDKTGYAHTDDVTLESLRLAIRTAEAIAWQGGEEQSVAVRFERPRHDLYPLQQAPIEVPPDEKVRMLARVDEYARRFDHRIRNVLASIVVEHKVILIARADGLVVGDVQPLVRMQVTCIAEESGNRQQGSYGGGGRVEFEYLLENDRYLSFTRKAAEQAIRNLGAVDAPAGEMIVVLGPGWPGILLHEAVGHGLEGDFNRKGVSAFAGRLGQVVASPLCTVVDDGTIPNRRGSLNVDDEGTPTGRTVLIEKGVLTGYLQDRLNARLMGMRPTGNGRRESFAHPPMPRMTNTFLLPGEHDPEEIIRSVDRGLYAVYFGGGQVDITNGKFVFSASEAYLIEGGKVTRPVKGATLIGDGPEVLKRITMVGHDLALDEGIGTCGKDGQSVPVGVGLPTVRIDGLTVGGTKPQG, via the coding sequence ATGTCTGGGCGTACGAGTTTGATTTTGAGAGCGCGAGACCCGCAAAAGTTCTTCTTCGAAGAGCTAGGAATCGAGCGCCGCTGGCTCGAGGAAGGGGTCGGCGGCGCGCTGCGTCGCCGTTGTGACGATGCAGATTTGTACTTTGAGTTTCGCTGCCTCGAAGCGGTGAGCCTCGAGGATGGATTGGTCAAGTCGGCCACAAGGTCTGTATCGCAAGGAGTCGGGGCCCGCGTCGTCGTCGGTGACAAGACTGGATACGCGCATACAGACGATGTGACCTTGGAAAGCCTGCGGCTGGCGATACGCACCGCGGAGGCGATTGCTTGGCAGGGGGGAGAAGAGCAGTCGGTGGCGGTGCGGTTCGAGCGACCTCGGCATGATCTCTACCCGTTGCAGCAAGCTCCAATCGAAGTGCCGCCGGATGAGAAGGTGCGTATGCTCGCTCGGGTGGATGAGTATGCCCGGCGCTTCGACCATCGCATCCGTAACGTGCTCGCCAGCATTGTGGTGGAGCACAAGGTGATCCTCATCGCGCGAGCGGATGGCTTGGTTGTTGGCGACGTGCAGCCGCTCGTCCGCATGCAGGTGACGTGCATTGCTGAGGAATCGGGCAATCGCCAACAGGGGAGTTACGGCGGTGGGGGGAGGGTGGAGTTCGAGTACTTGCTGGAGAACGATCGCTATTTGTCGTTCACGCGAAAAGCGGCGGAGCAGGCCATTCGGAATCTCGGTGCGGTCGATGCTCCGGCAGGGGAAATGATCGTCGTGCTGGGGCCAGGCTGGCCGGGGATTTTGTTGCACGAAGCCGTGGGGCATGGTTTGGAGGGCGACTTCAACCGGAAGGGAGTGTCGGCATTTGCCGGACGTCTCGGTCAAGTGGTGGCTTCCCCGCTGTGCACGGTGGTCGACGACGGTACCATCCCCAATCGCCGGGGCTCGCTGAACGTCGACGATGAGGGCACGCCCACCGGCCGCACGGTGCTGATCGAAAAGGGGGTGCTCACGGGGTACTTGCAAGATCGGCTGAATGCTCGGTTGATGGGAATGCGGCCGACGGGGAACGGTCGGCGTGAATCGTTTGCTCACCCGCCGATGCCGCGGATGACGAACACATTCCTTCTTCCCGGGGAGCACGACCCGGAGGAAATTATTCGCTCCGTCGACCGCGGTTTGTACGCCGTCTACTTTGGGGGCGGACAAGTCGACATTACGAACGGCAAGTTCGTGTTCTCTGCCAGCGAGGCGTACCTGATCGAGGGCGGGAAAGTGACTCGCCCGGTAAAGGGTGCCACGTTGATTGGCGACGGCCCTGAGGTACTCAAGCGCATCACGATGGTTGGCCACGACCTCGCTTTGGACGAAGGCATTGGCACCTGTGGGAAGGACGGACAGTCTGTCCCCGTTGGTGTGGGGCTTCCCACGGTACGGATCGACGGGCTTACGGTCGGTGGCACCAAGCCGCAGGGTTGA